In the genome of bacterium, the window CACATCAGGACTCGTTATAGTTGCAAAAAGAGCACCTGTTCACCTTAAACTTTCCGAAATGCTGAGCCGCCGCGAAATAAACCGAGAATACATCGCGCTGATATGGGGACATTTGCCCGGGGAAGAATTTCTTGTGGACGCACCATTAGGACGACATCCAAAAGACCCTCTCAAAAAGGCAGTAGTCGTCGGCGGAAAGCCAGCCAAAAGCCTCTTTATAAGGATAGCCTCCTTAGAGTTTCTCGAACTGGTTAGGGTAAAACTTTTCACGGGAAGAACCCACCAGATACGAGTTCACGCTCAACATATAGGTAATCCTGTGTTCGGAGACCCCGACTACGGTGGACGAGAAAGCAGGCTCGGCGGTATACCACCGCAATACCGTAGTAAAGCTGAAGAATTGCTTAAAATAACGCCACGGCAAATGCTTCACGCGTGGAAGATAGAATTCATTCACCCTGCGACTGGGGAGAAGATTCGTCTCAAGGCAGACATTCCGCCTGATTTCGCGAATGTTCTAAGAATGCTTCGCGGCGATGAATGGAAAATTCTGATACCCGACGAGTGAGTTAAAAAATATTTGCGCAACATTATACATTAGCTATTTTAGCAATATGAGAAAATTAGTCACAATATCCGCCATATTCTTAATGCTTGTATCAATAGCAAGTTCACAGGTTCCTACTATCAAGCAGCCAGCCTCTTTAAGAAGAACCACTATATCACCCACCGCAGTCAGTACGGGAGCTGGCAAAGCACTTGAGAAAATAAGCGAAATCCAAACAGCCAAGGAAGCTATTCAAAAAGTTGCTCAGAAAGTAGGATATGTACCTCTTGAGGGACCAATAGATGCAGAAAAGTTCATAGTCGGACCGCA includes:
- a CDS encoding RluA family pseudouridine synthase, coding for MRITVPEDIIPCRLDVYLVQQGIGLSRNQIQKLIRSGGIKVLGKGTKPNFILRGGEIIEIELPKEEPFKLLAEDIPLDIVYEDEHLIVVNKPPGMVTHPAKGNWSGTLINAVLGHTKKLSPIGGDYRPGVVHRLDKDTSGLVIVAKRAPVHLKLSEMLSRREINREYIALIWGHLPGEEFLVDAPLGRHPKDPLKKAVVVGGKPAKSLFIRIASLEFLELVRVKLFTGRTHQIRVHAQHIGNPVFGDPDYGGRESRLGGIPPQYRSKAEELLKITPRQMLHAWKIEFIHPATGEKIRLKADIPPDFANVLRMLRGDEWKILIPDE